Proteins found in one Deltaproteobacteria bacterium genomic segment:
- a CDS encoding serine esterase, which produces MIVLHGRGDSLRPFRHFDNEFNLPEMNYLLLNAPRKYMTGFSWYGEPPYQKEGVLKIRSKMFDLINELNTSGWKAKDIFLFGFSQGCLISADIALNYPKKLGGVIGISGYFHFFPRWRNSLTAKTKKTPWILTHGYHDDILKYSDTKFGVEKLLDAGLNIEFISLNKKHDLEEEEFPIIRRWIKAQSVENT; this is translated from the coding sequence ATGATTGTTTTGCATGGCAGGGGTGATAGCCTAAGACCATTTCGCCACTTTGATAATGAATTTAACTTGCCAGAAATGAATTATTTGCTATTAAATGCTCCTAGAAAATACATGACTGGTTTTTCCTGGTACGGAGAACCTCCCTATCAGAAAGAAGGCGTTCTTAAAATCAGAAGTAAAATGTTTGATCTGATAAACGAGTTGAATACCTCCGGTTGGAAAGCAAAAGATATTTTTCTTTTTGGATTCTCGCAAGGTTGTCTGATTAGTGCAGATATTGCTCTTAATTATCCAAAAAAATTAGGAGGAGTCATTGGCATAAGCGGCTATTTTCATTTTTTTCCAAGATGGAGAAACTCACTAACTGCAAAAACTAAAAAAACTCCCTGGATACTTACCCACGGGTATCATGATGATATTTTAAAATATAGTGATACGAAATTTGGTGTCGAAAAATTATTAGATGCAGGATTGAATATTGAGTTTATTTCTTTAAATAAAAAACACGATCTTGAAGAAGAAGAGTTTCCAATTATTCGCAGATGGATAAAAGCCCAGAGTGTTGAAAACACTTAA